Proteins from one Cicer arietinum cultivar CDC Frontier isolate Library 1 chromosome 3, Cicar.CDCFrontier_v2.0, whole genome shotgun sequence genomic window:
- the LOC101502205 gene encoding glycerophosphodiester phosphodiesterase GDPD1, chloroplastic-like → MALKAVHVSDVPSLDLVPENPSLSLLSSRFPNGLEMNGGGFKMPKFVVIGHRGNGMNVLQSSDKRMRAIKENSIMSFNAASTFPLDFVEFDVQVTKDDFPVIFHDDYIYSEDNGAVFGNRIPELSLSEFLSYGLQREPGIEGKILVRKTKDGKIYRWDVEQDDTLCTLQEAFLKVEPSLGFNIELKFDDHIVYEQAYLIHVLQAILKVVIDYAKDRPIIFSTFQPDAAVLVRKLQSTYPVFFLTNGGCEIYEDLRRNSLEEALKLCLENGLEGIVSEIKGIFRNPGAVTKIKESNLSLLTYGKLNNVPEAVYMQHLMGIDGVIVDFVQEITEAVADMMKPAKIGEEEGLNEGIGKVQVNSKPQFSQQELSFLFKLIPQLLQL, encoded by the exons ATGGCTCTCAAGGCCGTCCACGTCTCCGACGTTCCTTCTCTCGATCTCGTGCCTGAGAATCCCTCTCTCTCCCTCCTCTCTTCCCGTTTCCCCAACG GGTTGGAGATGAACGGTGGTGGATTCAAGATGCCAAAGTTCGTTGTAATTGGACACAGAGGAAACGGTATGAATGTCTTGCAATCTTCGGATAAGAGAATGAGAGCCATCAAAGAAAACTCCATCATGTCTTTCAACGCCGCTTCAACGTTTCCCCTTGATTTCGTTGAATTTGACGTTCAG GTGACGAAAGATGACTTCCCAGTCATTTTCCACGACGACTACATCTACTCTGAAGACAAT GGTGCTGTATTTGGGAACAGAATACCTGAGTTATCTCTATCTGAGTTTCTTTCCTATGGGCTTCAGAGAGAGCCAGGAATTGAAGGAAAGATTTTGGTTAGAAAAACAAAGGATGGCAAGATATATAGATGGGATGTTGAACAAGATGACACACTCTGTACCCTTCAAGAAGCATTTCTCAAAGTGGAACCTTCTTTGGGTTTTAACATTGAGTTGAAATTTGATGACCATATTGTTTATGAGCAAGCTTATCTCATTCATGTCCTTCAAGCAATCTTAAAG GTTGTTATTGATTATGCTAAGGATAGGCCTATTATATTTTCAACTTTTCAACCTGATGCAGCGGTACTCGTTAGGAAATTGCAAAGCACATATCCA GTTTTCTTTTTGACTAATGGAGGTTGTGAAATCTATGAAGATTTGAGAAGAAACTCCTTGGAGGAAGCCCTGAAACTCTGTTTGGAGAACGGGTTGGAAGGAATTGTCTCTGAGATTAAAGGGATATTTAGAAATCCTGGAGCAGTTACCAAGATCAAGGAGTCAAATCTTTCTCTTTTAACATATGGCAAATTAAA CAATGTTCCAGAAGCGGTTTACATGCAGCACCTAATGGGAATCGATGGGGTGATAGTAGATTTTGTGCAAGAAATAACAGAGGCCGTTGCGGATATGATGAAGCCAGCAAAGATTGGAGAGGAAGAGGGTTTGAATGAAGGGATTGGGAAGGTGCAAGTGAACTCAAAGCCTCAGTTTTCACAACAGGAGCTGTCTTTTCTTTTCAAGCTCATTCCACAACTATTGCAGCTCTAA